A region of Anaerohalosphaeraceae bacterium DNA encodes the following proteins:
- a CDS encoding glycoside hydrolase 43 family protein gives MNRNSLQMVLSAWLVCFSAGLLQAGPARNPIIWADVPDVAVIRVGDTYYMSSTTMHMSPGLPIMKSKNLVNWTLVGYAYDRLVENDAMNLENGKNAYGAGSWASSLRYHNGTYYASTFSSTSGRTHIYTTQDIEKGPWKEISFAPSLHDHSLFFDDDGRVYMVYGGGDIRLAELKSDLSGLKEGGFHDIIIKNASAVAGPNIGLPAEGSQMLKVHGKYYLMNITWPRGGMRTQIIHRADKITGPYEGKVILQDRGIAQGCLIDTPDGRWYAVLFEDNGAVGRSSWVVPVQWVDGWPVLGTNGKAPDVLDIEDSGEGLSNLVCSDEFDRAPGEPLPLAWQWNHNPDNRFWSIGVRKGHLRLTTGRIDSSVLQVRNMLTQRTFGPVCSAGTKLDTANMKDGDCAGLIALQKRYGFVGVKMEQGAKSIVMVSAQSDSPQTMETVPLQQDIVYLRIDCDFRKRTDKAYFYYSLDGTTWTRIGSVLQMAYTLPHFMGYRFGLFNWAAQTTGGIVDFDYFRVSPQIME, from the coding sequence ATGAATCGAAACTCGCTTCAAATGGTTCTGTCGGCCTGGCTTGTCTGCTTTTCAGCAGGTCTGCTACAGGCCGGACCGGCCCGCAATCCGATTATCTGGGCCGATGTGCCCGATGTGGCCGTCATTCGCGTCGGGGATACCTATTATATGAGCAGCACCACGATGCATATGAGCCCGGGGCTGCCGATTATGAAGTCCAAAAATCTGGTCAATTGGACACTCGTCGGCTATGCCTATGACCGGCTCGTAGAAAACGACGCCATGAACCTCGAAAACGGCAAAAACGCCTACGGCGCCGGTTCCTGGGCCAGCTCGCTTCGGTATCACAACGGCACGTATTATGCCTCCACGTTCTCCAGCACCAGCGGACGCACCCACATTTACACCACGCAGGACATCGAGAAAGGCCCCTGGAAGGAGATTTCGTTTGCCCCGTCCCTGCACGATCATTCGCTGTTCTTTGATGACGACGGGCGGGTGTATATGGTGTACGGCGGCGGCGACATTCGGCTGGCGGAACTCAAAAGCGACCTGTCCGGCCTGAAAGAAGGGGGTTTTCACGACATCATTATCAAAAACGCCAGTGCCGTGGCGGGCCCCAATATCGGTCTGCCCGCCGAGGGCTCCCAAATGCTCAAGGTCCACGGCAAGTACTACCTGATGAACATCACCTGGCCCCGCGGCGGGATGCGCACGCAAATCATCCACCGCGCAGACAAAATCACCGGCCCCTACGAAGGCAAAGTCATCCTGCAGGACCGCGGCATCGCACAGGGCTGTCTGATTGACACCCCCGACGGCCGCTGGTATGCCGTCCTCTTTGAGGATAACGGCGCCGTCGGGCGAAGTTCCTGGGTGGTGCCCGTTCAGTGGGTGGACGGCTGGCCGGTGCTCGGCACAAACGGCAAAGCCCCCGATGTGCTCGACATCGAAGACAGCGGCGAAGGCCTTTCCAATCTGGTCTGCTCGGATGAATTCGACCGCGCCCCGGGTGAGCCCCTGCCGCTGGCCTGGCAGTGGAATCACAACCCGGATAATCGCTTCTGGTCCATCGGCGTCCGCAAGGGTCATCTTCGTCTGACGACCGGCCGCATCGACAGCAGTGTCCTGCAGGTGCGCAATATGCTCACCCAGCGGACCTTCGGGCCGGTCTGCTCGGCCGGCACCAAACTGGACACGGCCAACATGAAAGACGGCGACTGTGCGGGCCTTATCGCTCTCCAAAAGCGCTATGGTTTTGTCGGGGTGAAAATGGAGCAGGGCGCTAAATCCATCGTGATGGTCAGCGCCCAGTCCGACAGCCCGCAAACAATGGAAACCGTTCCGCTCCAACAGGACATCGTCTATCTGCGCATCGACTGCGATTTCCGCAAACGTACGGACAAGGCCTATTTCTACTACAGTCTGGACGGCACAACCTGGACCCGCATTGGTTCGGTTCTGCAGATGGCCTACACGCTGCCGCACTTTATGGGCTACCGCTTCGGCCTGTTCAACTGGGCCGCACAGACGACCGGCGGCATTGTCGATTTCGATTACTTCCGCGTCAGTCCGCAAATCATGGAATAA
- a CDS encoding alpha/beta hydrolase-fold protein yields the protein MKHKGLVLLIVLTIGLYGRAQTDAPAPKDDFRPSPLNQPGRQYPQVNSEGRVLARIFAPEARSVFLDIGAVKYPMTKDEEGVWTGMSAPQDEGFHYYQLIIDGAAVPDPGTLYFYGASRWGSGVETPAHDQDFYALKDVPHGQVRQHIYFSKITNSFRRCFVYTPPDYETNTSVRYPVLYLQHGGGEDETGWSNQGRVNLIMDNLLAEGRAVPFLIVMENGTWTAPGQPRPRRDKGRPWPPPGWADTFEKVLLQEVIPMIDRQYRTRAEQPYRAMAGLSMGGMQTNVIAMRNLDVFSHIGIFSGGTVGDPATAHGGVMANAEEFNKKVKLIFESCGSKENPDAIRNHVEQLKAAGINAVCYISPNTAHEWQTWRRSFYQFAQLVFQTDSKSPAASAAPAASPEPAAPAPRRPGGFGQPVALEADDKPVFDEPPAGFNQKRDGIPHGRMEMIEYDSKTVGTRRKMLVYTPPNYSPDRKYPVLYLLHGIGGDETEWQRFASPDVLMDNLLADGRAVPMILVMPNGRAQPNDRAEGNVFSHAPAFERFEQDLLNDVIPSIESRYSVLTGREHRALAGLSMGGGQTLNFGLKHLDKFAWLGAFSAAPNTKQPAELVPDPDKTRTQLKLLYLACGSQDGLLPISRRLHYYLKEHNIPHIWHVDSHGHDPTEWQNNLYWFLQHVFRSPADFPKPKP from the coding sequence ATGAAGCACAAAGGACTCGTTTTGCTGATTGTACTGACTATCGGACTGTACGGCAGGGCCCAGACGGATGCGCCCGCCCCCAAAGACGACTTCAGACCGTCCCCCCTGAACCAGCCGGGCCGTCAATACCCTCAGGTCAATTCAGAAGGACGGGTTCTGGCCCGGATTTTCGCACCCGAGGCCCGCAGCGTCTTTCTGGATATCGGCGCCGTCAAATACCCGATGACCAAAGACGAAGAAGGGGTCTGGACGGGCATGTCCGCCCCGCAGGACGAAGGGTTCCATTATTATCAGCTGATAATTGACGGGGCGGCGGTACCCGACCCGGGCACTCTCTATTTTTACGGCGCCAGCCGGTGGGGCAGCGGCGTGGAAACACCCGCCCACGACCAGGATTTCTACGCCCTGAAGGATGTCCCGCACGGCCAGGTTCGCCAGCACATCTATTTTTCCAAAATTACCAACTCCTTCCGTCGGTGTTTTGTCTATACACCCCCGGACTATGAAACAAACACCTCCGTCCGCTATCCGGTTCTGTATCTGCAGCACGGCGGCGGAGAAGATGAAACCGGCTGGTCCAATCAGGGCCGGGTCAATCTGATTATGGACAATCTGCTGGCCGAAGGCCGAGCCGTGCCGTTTCTGATTGTGATGGAAAACGGGACCTGGACGGCGCCGGGACAGCCCCGCCCGCGGCGCGATAAAGGCCGGCCCTGGCCGCCGCCCGGATGGGCCGACACCTTCGAAAAAGTGCTCCTGCAGGAAGTCATCCCGATGATTGACCGCCAATACCGAACCCGGGCCGAGCAGCCCTATCGGGCGATGGCGGGTCTGTCGATGGGCGGCATGCAGACCAACGTGATTGCCATGCGCAATCTGGATGTGTTCTCGCACATCGGCATCTTCAGCGGCGGCACCGTCGGCGACCCGGCCACGGCCCACGGCGGCGTCATGGCCAACGCCGAAGAATTCAACAAAAAGGTCAAACTGATCTTTGAAAGCTGCGGCTCCAAAGAAAACCCCGATGCCATTCGCAATCACGTCGAGCAGCTCAAGGCTGCCGGCATCAACGCCGTCTGCTATATCTCGCCCAATACTGCTCACGAGTGGCAGACCTGGCGGCGCAGTTTCTATCAGTTTGCTCAGCTGGTCTTCCAAACGGATTCCAAATCGCCGGCTGCTTCCGCTGCTCCAGCCGCTTCCCCGGAGCCGGCTGCTCCTGCGCCCCGCCGACCCGGCGGGTTCGGCCAGCCTGTCGCCCTCGAAGCGGATGACAAGCCCGTCTTTGACGAACCGCCGGCGGGCTTCAACCAGAAACGCGACGGCATCCCGCACGGCCGGATGGAAATGATTGAGTACGATTCCAAGACCGTCGGCACACGCCGCAAAATGCTTGTCTATACCCCGCCGAATTATTCCCCCGACCGCAAATACCCCGTGCTGTATCTGCTGCACGGCATCGGCGGCGATGAAACCGAATGGCAGCGCTTCGCCTCGCCTGATGTCCTGATGGACAATCTGCTGGCCGACGGCCGCGCGGTGCCGATGATTCTCGTGATGCCCAACGGACGGGCCCAGCCCAACGACCGCGCCGAAGGCAACGTGTTCAGCCACGCCCCCGCCTTCGAGCGGTTCGAGCAGGACCTGCTGAACGATGTCATCCCGTCGATTGAAAGCCGCTATTCGGTGCTGACCGGCCGGGAGCATCGCGCGCTGGCCGGGCTGTCGATGGGCGGCGGCCAGACCCTCAATTTCGGCCTCAAACACCTCGACAAATTCGCCTGGCTGGGCGCTTTTTCCGCTGCTCCCAACACCAAACAGCCCGCAGAGCTCGTGCCCGACCCGGACAAAACCCGCACCCAGCTGAAACTGCTTTATCTGGCCTGCGGCAGTCAGGACGGCCTGCTGCCCATCAGCCGCCGCCTGCATTACTACCTGAAGGAACACAATATCCCCCACATCTGGCATGTGGACTCGCACGGCCATGACCCGACCGAATGGCAGAACAACCTGTACTGGTTCCTCCAGCATGTCTTCCGCTCGCCGGCGGACTTCCCGAAACCCAAACCGTAA
- a CDS encoding glycoside hydrolase family 95 protein produces MPSQRIRTILATMWMALSAVSLAESRKPLTLWYTQPARQWVEALPVGNGRLGAMVFGGLDTERLQLNEDTLWAGGPYQPDNPEGPQALPEIRKLIFEGRCREAADLASRTMMARPLRQMPYQTVGDLRLSFGSVEPVQDYQRSLRLDTAVAEVSYKKDGVLFTREVFSSPVHQVLVCRLAADKPGQISFRASFKTPQQARVETEDGHTLIVRGINGSAEGIAGALTFQARIRILHQGGQCRAEADALSVSGADSVVILIAAATSCKNYEDVSGNPQALTREHIQKAAALPYEQLKEAHIREHRRLFDRVQLDLGTTPAAELPTDRRIAQNKLADDPDLAVLFFQYGRYLLISSSRPGSQPANLQGLWNESMTPPWGSKYTININAEMNYWPAEPTNLAECAQPLFGMIQDLSRTGARTAKVTWGAGGWVAHHNTDLWRASAPIDGVFWGLWPTGGAWLCLHLWDHYEYHFDKEFLKESYPILKGAAQFFLDTLVEEPRHKWLVTSPSLSPENAHPHGTSICAGPAMDTQILRDLFACCIQAAEILDIDADFRARLAAARQRLAPHQIGAAGQLQEWLEDWDMQAPEMNHRHVSHLYALYPSWQINRFDSPELAQAVRKSLEIRGDESTGWGLAWRLNLWARLGDGDRAFKLLQMLLSPDRTYPNLFSAHPPFQIDGNFGGTAGIAEMLLQSRRAGGVWEMILLPALPKEWPSGSVKGLCARGGFVADIRWKDGRLEQAVIQSRFGHPCRIRYGDTLQTLTVPKGQTTVWKP; encoded by the coding sequence ATGCCTTCCCAACGGATTCGAACTATTCTGGCGACGATGTGGATGGCTCTATCCGCTGTCTCGCTTGCGGAAAGCCGCAAACCCCTGACCCTCTGGTATACCCAGCCCGCGCGGCAGTGGGTCGAGGCTCTGCCGGTCGGAAACGGCCGTCTGGGGGCGATGGTCTTCGGCGGTCTCGATACAGAGCGGCTCCAGCTCAATGAAGATACGCTCTGGGCGGGCGGCCCCTATCAGCCGGACAACCCCGAAGGCCCCCAGGCCCTCCCCGAAATCCGCAAGCTTATCTTCGAAGGCCGCTGCCGAGAAGCCGCCGACCTGGCTTCCCGGACCATGATGGCCCGGCCTTTGCGGCAGATGCCGTATCAGACCGTCGGCGATTTGCGGCTGTCCTTCGGCTCCGTCGAACCGGTTCAGGACTATCAGCGTTCGCTTCGGCTCGACACGGCCGTCGCCGAGGTCTCCTACAAAAAAGACGGCGTGCTCTTCACCCGGGAGGTTTTCTCCTCGCCCGTTCATCAGGTTCTCGTCTGTCGGCTGGCCGCCGACAAACCCGGGCAAATCTCCTTCAGGGCCTCCTTCAAGACCCCGCAGCAGGCCCGCGTTGAAACCGAAGACGGCCATACACTCATTGTCCGCGGAATCAACGGCTCCGCCGAAGGCATCGCAGGAGCTCTGACGTTCCAGGCCCGCATTCGGATTCTCCATCAAGGCGGGCAGTGCCGCGCCGAGGCCGACGCCCTGAGCGTTTCCGGCGCCGACAGTGTCGTGATTCTCATTGCGGCCGCCACCAGCTGCAAAAATTATGAAGATGTCAGCGGCAACCCGCAGGCCCTCACTCGGGAACACATTCAAAAGGCCGCTGCGCTGCCCTATGAGCAGCTCAAAGAAGCCCACATTCGGGAGCACCGGCGGCTTTTTGACCGCGTGCAGCTCGATTTGGGCACCACGCCGGCGGCGGAGCTGCCCACCGACCGTCGAATCGCCCAGAACAAGTTGGCCGACGACCCGGATCTGGCCGTGCTGTTCTTCCAGTACGGACGCTATCTGCTGATTTCTTCGTCACGTCCGGGCAGCCAGCCCGCCAACCTGCAGGGCCTCTGGAACGAGAGTATGACCCCGCCCTGGGGCAGCAAATACACCATCAACATCAATGCGGAGATGAACTACTGGCCCGCCGAGCCGACGAATCTGGCCGAGTGCGCCCAGCCGCTCTTTGGAATGATTCAAGACTTAAGCCGCACCGGTGCCCGAACCGCCAAAGTCACCTGGGGCGCCGGCGGCTGGGTGGCCCATCACAACACCGACCTGTGGCGGGCATCAGCGCCCATCGACGGCGTGTTCTGGGGGCTCTGGCCGACCGGCGGCGCCTGGCTGTGCCTGCACCTCTGGGACCACTATGAATACCATTTCGACAAGGAATTCCTGAAAGAGTCCTATCCCATTCTGAAAGGGGCGGCTCAATTCTTCCTCGATACGCTCGTGGAAGAACCCCGGCATAAGTGGCTGGTTACCAGCCCGTCTCTTTCGCCGGAAAACGCCCATCCCCACGGCACCAGCATCTGTGCGGGTCCGGCGATGGATACGCAGATTCTGCGCGACCTGTTCGCCTGCTGCATTCAGGCGGCGGAGATTCTGGATATCGATGCCGACTTCCGCGCCCGGCTGGCCGCCGCACGGCAGCGCCTGGCCCCGCATCAAATCGGTGCCGCCGGCCAGCTGCAGGAATGGCTCGAAGATTGGGATATGCAGGCGCCGGAAATGAATCACCGCCACGTTTCGCATCTGTACGCGCTCTATCCGAGCTGGCAAATCAACCGCTTTGACAGCCCGGAGCTGGCGCAGGCGGTCCGCAAATCCCTGGAGATTCGCGGCGATGAATCCACCGGCTGGGGACTGGCCTGGCGGCTGAATCTCTGGGCCCGCCTGGGCGACGGCGACCGGGCGTTCAAGCTGCTCCAGATGCTTTTGAGTCCCGACCGCACCTATCCGAATCTCTTTTCCGCCCATCCGCCGTTCCAGATTGACGGCAACTTCGGCGGCACGGCGGGCATTGCTGAGATGCTCCTGCAGAGCCGGCGAGCCGGCGGCGTCTGGGAGATGATTCTGCTGCCGGCCCTGCCGAAGGAATGGCCTTCCGGCTCCGTCAAGGGCCTCTGCGCCCGCGGCGGTTTTGTGGCGGATATCCGCTGGAAAGACGGGCGGCTCGAGCAGGCCGTCATCCAGTCCCGATTCGGCCATCCCTGCCGTATCCGCTATGGCGACACCCTGCAGACCCTGACCGTTCCCAAAGGCCAAACCACCGTCTGGAAGCCGTAA
- a CDS encoding cysteine peptidase family C39 domain-containing protein, producing MSRKKYQFAGAETFMRSTIIGCLILCAAAAWSSAGRIWTSAETETLLRTLTDSPRRYWIESGRIRAKHLNYRQAEDWLAQTEEIIIFDGQRFRWEITLDGDEQAVPEPMKPGQKTLRVPDKASNRNRIFVWDGNQYIRYYPNTEYAVISEQAASSAPVLRGPLTAEIVPWGHGDYALSALLSRQPIVQEETLNGRTVLRLSFTHQTITPPLQCVLLLDPAMNYAVLSLTLNSEAVHITTTYSDYSLTGGRWIPRTIRTERYARTAQGLDLISYDDWVFTEINTDTPAEDALKPHFKEGTLVEVHPGGGRESLLYHSREQTNISELMTEKMSLPSGLDESRQNCAQAAVQLLKRRFATSVLPSSGPAAAAASSAAEPMTGLVSLYEVKQKLEQAGLYCLAVQTDIQTLQGLSDCGIIVHLPNQKHYLIVDKIDGGSVWTIDLSSRKFYWKWRIADFVRDWKEGTALLVADSPTRLPTQIKTLEPTRLYEIVGGDGELYETYSCTQKIQEDDWIPCPMPIGGTLCYGLLYVFYPRYGCVEDENGGFCEGRPMDGMDVTPCLTDPLEYGSCVITSEWHTTYIRACK from the coding sequence ATGAGTCGGAAGAAATATCAGTTTGCAGGAGCAGAGACTTTTATGAGAAGCACAATCATCGGCTGTCTGATTTTGTGTGCCGCAGCGGCCTGGTCCTCGGCCGGTCGCATCTGGACATCGGCGGAAACAGAAACCCTGCTGCGGACATTGACCGATTCGCCCCGCCGGTATTGGATTGAATCCGGACGCATACGGGCCAAACATCTGAATTATCGGCAGGCGGAAGACTGGCTGGCCCAGACCGAAGAAATCATTATCTTTGACGGACAGCGGTTCCGCTGGGAGATCACGCTCGACGGTGACGAGCAAGCCGTGCCGGAACCGATGAAGCCGGGGCAAAAGACTCTCCGTGTACCCGACAAGGCTTCCAATCGAAACCGCATTTTTGTTTGGGACGGAAATCAATATATCCGGTATTACCCAAACACCGAATACGCCGTCATCTCCGAACAGGCGGCTTCCTCGGCACCGGTTTTGCGGGGACCCCTGACCGCCGAGATTGTTCCCTGGGGGCATGGAGATTACGCCCTCTCTGCTCTGCTGTCCCGACAGCCGATCGTGCAGGAAGAAACCCTGAACGGACGAACGGTCCTGCGCTTGTCCTTTACTCATCAAACGATAACCCCTCCGCTTCAATGTGTTCTTCTCCTCGACCCAGCAATGAATTACGCGGTTTTGTCCCTGACCCTGAACAGTGAGGCCGTTCACATCACTACAACCTACTCAGACTATTCTCTGACCGGCGGACGCTGGATCCCCCGCACAATCCGAACCGAGCGGTATGCCAGAACCGCCCAGGGATTGGATTTGATTTCCTATGACGACTGGGTCTTTACCGAAATCAATACGGATACCCCCGCCGAGGATGCACTAAAACCCCATTTTAAAGAAGGAACTCTCGTGGAGGTGCATCCGGGCGGCGGACGCGAATCGCTGCTCTATCATTCCCGCGAACAGACAAATATTTCGGAACTGATGACGGAAAAAATGTCGCTGCCCTCCGGGTTGGATGAAAGCCGGCAAAACTGTGCACAGGCCGCCGTTCAGCTGCTCAAACGCCGGTTTGCCACCTCGGTTCTGCCCTCATCAGGCCCCGCAGCCGCAGCGGCTTCCTCCGCCGCCGAACCCATGACCGGTCTGGTCAGTTTATACGAGGTCAAACAGAAACTTGAGCAAGCCGGCCTGTATTGTTTGGCCGTTCAGACCGACATCCAAACCCTTCAGGGACTATCCGACTGCGGAATCATCGTACACCTGCCCAACCAGAAACATTATCTGATCGTGGATAAGATTGACGGCGGCTCCGTCTGGACCATTGACTTAAGCAGCCGCAAGTTTTACTGGAAATGGCGAATCGCCGACTTCGTTCGGGACTGGAAAGAGGGAACGGCACTGCTGGTCGCCGACTCCCCAACTCGCCTGCCGACCCAAATCAAAACACTCGAACCAACACGGCTGTATGAAATCGTCGGCGGCGACGGAGAACTGTATGAGACCTACTCGTGCACACAGAAGATTCAGGAAGACGACTGGATTCCCTGCCCGATGCCCATCGGAGGAACCTTGTGCTACGGTCTGCTATATGTCTTTTACCCGCGATACGGCTGCGTCGAGGATGAAAACGGCGGTTTCTGTGAAGGCAGACCGATGGACGGGATGGACGTAACCCCCTGTCTTACGGATCCTTTGGAATACGGCTCCTGCGTGATTACTTCAGAATGGCACACGACGTACATTCGGGCCTGCAAATAA
- a CDS encoding DUF1559 domain-containing protein yields the protein MRDRIGLTLIEVLITTAVLAVLLAVVFPAFQSSRDSSRSVLCTANLKQIWLATEVYEQDHHRFPQGFCCLPECTRSAPPQGFAGKPVYDRPGWWWFDFLGIEDRSAKGILWCPSRRPTNGPLRENVLWCNYAINYSIAKWASDSVRGEFLGPPLSKTHILHPSETLLYSDSGYGLLSWKAVVGIPNPFDNNPMRDDSFYLPGLKLNQNRSIHPDQQMDALKGRHRGAAVSIAYADGHAATEKAERFTVRTDENGAPTPPYFWTGGR from the coding sequence ATGAGAGACAGGATAGGTCTGACCCTGATTGAAGTCCTCATCACCACAGCGGTGTTGGCTGTACTTTTGGCTGTTGTCTTTCCGGCATTTCAATCCAGCCGTGATTCAAGCCGTTCAGTGCTCTGTACAGCCAATCTCAAACAGATCTGGCTTGCTACCGAGGTTTATGAACAGGACCATCATCGTTTTCCGCAGGGCTTCTGCTGTCTGCCGGAGTGCACACGTTCAGCCCCGCCGCAGGGGTTTGCCGGCAAACCGGTTTATGACAGACCCGGCTGGTGGTGGTTCGATTTCTTGGGCATTGAGGACCGCTCCGCAAAAGGAATACTGTGGTGCCCGTCTCGTCGGCCGACGAACGGGCCGCTGCGCGAAAACGTTTTATGGTGCAACTACGCAATCAATTATTCCATTGCCAAATGGGCCTCGGACTCAGTCCGCGGAGAGTTTTTGGGACCGCCTCTGAGCAAAACGCACATCCTCCATCCCTCCGAAACCCTCCTATACTCCGATTCCGGATACGGTCTTCTCAGCTGGAAGGCAGTGGTGGGAATCCCTAATCCTTTCGATAACAACCCTATGCGGGATGACTCCTTTTATCTGCCCGGACTGAAACTCAATCAAAACCGTTCTATCCATCCTGACCAGCAGATGGATGCTCTGAAGGGGCGGCATCGCGGAGCAGCCGTTTCCATTGCCTATGCGGATGGACATGCTGCAACGGAAAAGGCCGAACGGTTTACAGTCCGAACGGATGAAAATGGAGCCCCGACTCCGCCTTATTTTTGGACGGGGGGCCGATAG
- a CDS encoding RNA polymerase sigma factor, giving the protein MGSEKNTPPEQLAAMREQASRLFQEHEGFIRSAIRFVIQNPSDRDDFYQDLFLSFILDPPFGDIQKPRGFFYRLVLERATDWYRNQARRRKALLKFYQQARLDAVEKGAEPVISDVDELAVFFEKVQTHLKTNEGRAILYRYKENYTLKETALKLGVKPETAARYICSGLKKIRKAFFNKEG; this is encoded by the coding sequence GTGGGGTCGGAAAAAAATACTCCGCCGGAACAGTTGGCCGCGATGAGGGAGCAGGCATCTCGTTTGTTTCAGGAACACGAGGGCTTTATCCGTTCGGCGATTCGATTTGTGATTCAGAATCCGTCCGACCGCGATGATTTTTACCAGGACCTTTTTTTGTCTTTTATTCTGGATCCGCCGTTCGGAGATATTCAGAAACCTCGCGGCTTTTTCTACCGGCTTGTTCTTGAGCGGGCTACTGATTGGTATCGAAATCAGGCACGAAGGCGGAAAGCACTCCTCAAGTTTTACCAACAAGCCCGGCTCGATGCCGTGGAAAAAGGAGCTGAACCCGTAATCTCTGATGTCGATGAACTTGCCGTTTTTTTTGAGAAGGTCCAAACGCATTTGAAAACGAATGAAGGTCGGGCGATTTTGTATCGGTATAAAGAGAATTATACGCTGAAGGAAACAGCTTTGAAGCTGGGGGTCAAACCAGAGACCGCGGCTCGATATATCTGCAGCGGTTTGAAAAAAATCAGAAAAGCTTTTTTTAATAAAGAAGGATGA